A window of the Glaciimonas sp. CA11.2 genome harbors these coding sequences:
- a CDS encoding sterol desaturase family protein has protein sequence MIDSLINLFSNVQAWIFQVAVQPLMFHLGFSEYIEDAFDGVEWFLIGVCELIVLFIILRPLESAIPVHPISDKRARWIDFLYTVIQRLGAFSVLIFFLIDPVVAQLTEWFHLEGIHPFNLENLWPGITDRPLVTFLVYLVVLDFFDYWYHRAQHSFGWMWGLHSLHHSQQNMNLWSDDRNHLLDDLIRDIFMALIAIAIGVEPSQYVLLVAASRMLQSLQHANVRIHFGKLGDAIVVSPRFHRWHHAIGIGHESKGKGSLGGHNFGVLFSFWDVLFRTAFFGKTFERTGIRDQLPIPLGKERNYGSGFWEQQWLGLKHMVEFGRKPRR, from the coding sequence ATGATTGATAGTCTGATTAATCTGTTTTCCAATGTGCAGGCATGGATATTTCAGGTTGCCGTGCAACCGTTGATGTTTCATCTAGGTTTCAGTGAATACATTGAAGACGCGTTTGATGGCGTCGAGTGGTTTTTGATCGGGGTGTGCGAATTGATTGTCTTATTCATCATTTTGCGGCCATTGGAATCTGCTATCCCGGTCCATCCAATAAGCGACAAACGGGCTCGTTGGATTGATTTTTTGTACACCGTGATTCAGCGTCTGGGCGCATTTTCAGTTCTAATATTTTTTCTGATCGATCCGGTTGTTGCGCAGCTGACCGAGTGGTTCCATCTGGAAGGCATACATCCTTTCAATTTAGAGAATCTGTGGCCTGGCATCACTGATCGACCATTGGTCACTTTTTTGGTGTATTTGGTTGTTCTCGACTTTTTCGATTACTGGTACCACAGGGCTCAGCATAGTTTTGGCTGGATGTGGGGTTTGCATAGTTTGCACCACAGTCAGCAAAACATGAACCTTTGGTCGGATGATCGTAACCATCTGTTAGACGACTTAATTCGCGATATTTTCATGGCCCTGATCGCCATCGCGATTGGCGTCGAGCCATCGCAATATGTGCTCTTGGTGGCCGCGTCCCGCATGCTTCAAAGTTTGCAACATGCCAACGTCAGGATTCATTTCGGCAAGTTGGGCGATGCTATCGTAGTTTCACCACGCTTTCATCGTTGGCATCATGCGATTGGAATCGGGCATGAAAGTAAAGGTAAAGGATCATTAGGCGGTCATAATTTTGGTGTCTTATTCTCCTTTTGGGATGTGCTATTTCGCACCGCTTTTTTTGGAAAAACGTTCGAACGCACCGGCATTCGGGATCAGTTGCCAATTCCGCTCGGCAAA
- a CDS encoding polysaccharide deacetylase family protein, translating into MTVASCAGLLFLSQAQAQGTIPATACKGTLYLTFDTGSQSQAEFIAQTLRRHHIKATFFMANEKTINGDYSLDPSWAPFWKSLVADGHAFGSHTFDHVYAKRDLADGNIEMKPQFGANGGKLLSWTPQQYCEEINRVEQRFHSLTGAHLDPFWRAPGGHLTPHTLAAGQACGYSHVAWADAGFSGDELPSDRWPNKLLLGRELKNVKDGDILIAHLGIWSRKDPWAPAVLEPLITGLEKKGFCFATLREHPAYKISAEKAKGKSPGPYDIAASASIGRKQPAS; encoded by the coding sequence ATGACGGTGGCAAGTTGTGCTGGCCTTCTGTTCTTGTCACAAGCGCAAGCGCAGGGGACCATTCCTGCCACCGCCTGCAAGGGTACGTTGTACCTGACCTTTGATACCGGTAGCCAATCGCAGGCAGAATTTATCGCCCAGACATTGCGTCGTCATCACATTAAAGCCACTTTCTTTATGGCAAATGAAAAAACCATCAACGGCGACTATTCTCTTGATCCATCGTGGGCACCTTTTTGGAAGTCATTGGTAGCGGATGGTCATGCCTTCGGCAGCCATACTTTCGATCATGTGTATGCGAAGCGTGACTTGGCAGATGGAAACATTGAAATGAAGCCCCAGTTTGGCGCTAATGGTGGCAAATTGTTATCATGGACGCCTCAGCAATATTGCGAAGAAATCAATCGTGTTGAGCAGCGTTTTCATAGTTTGACGGGTGCCCATCTTGATCCATTCTGGCGCGCTCCTGGCGGCCACCTGACGCCACACACCTTGGCTGCGGGACAAGCTTGTGGTTATTCGCACGTGGCGTGGGCCGATGCCGGATTTTCAGGCGACGAACTCCCCAGCGACAGATGGCCCAATAAACTGTTGTTGGGGCGTGAGTTAAAAAACGTCAAGGACGGAGACATCCTTATAGCGCATCTGGGTATCTGGTCGCGCAAAGATCCATGGGCACCGGCGGTCCTCGAACCACTTATTACTGGATTAGAGAAAAAAGGGTTTTGTTTTGCTACCTTAAGAGAGCATCCTGCCTATAAAATTTCAGCAGAAAAAGCGAAAGGCAAAAGCCCCGGTCCTTATGACATTGCCGCAAGCGCTAGTATCGGTAGAAAGCAGCCAGCATCATGA
- a CDS encoding beta-propeller fold lactonase family protein, whose product MSDFAGLTTRSTFSIRSLATACGLLTVLFALPALAVPPGAVSPIVPLATAPTVVVVLNSRDATISLIDQNTFKEIGSFPVGKEPHHLMPTPDNKSLIVAAATGNELYFLDPKTGKIQSLVKDIADPYQIGFSPNQKWFISNGLRLDRIDIYGFDGKTLKLAKRLPLPKMPSHMTFSADSTLAFITLQGTDEIAAVDLATQTVKWTMPIGKQPAGIYMTPDNKYLLVGVMGSDYVAVVDWRTQKIVKKIKTGDGAHNFRPQGDKRHVFVSNRVAGTINILDLETLENVGVINVPGGPDCMEVTADGKTMWVTQRWVKQVSVVDIASRKVIKTIPVGRSPHGIYFANRASEL is encoded by the coding sequence ATGTCCGATTTTGCTGGCCTTACCACGCGTTCTACATTTTCTATCCGGTCACTAGCCACCGCCTGCGGATTGCTGACAGTATTGTTTGCATTGCCCGCACTTGCGGTGCCACCGGGCGCTGTTTCCCCCATTGTTCCACTCGCAACTGCTCCTACTGTCGTTGTTGTCCTGAATTCGCGTGATGCGACTATTAGTTTGATCGATCAGAATACATTTAAGGAAATCGGATCGTTTCCGGTTGGTAAGGAGCCACACCACCTGATGCCGACGCCAGACAATAAGTCACTGATCGTGGCTGCTGCTACCGGTAATGAATTGTATTTTTTGGACCCTAAAACGGGGAAAATACAGAGTCTCGTAAAAGATATTGCTGATCCTTATCAAATCGGTTTTTCGCCCAATCAAAAATGGTTTATCTCTAACGGTTTACGTCTGGATCGCATTGATATTTATGGCTTCGATGGTAAAACGCTAAAGCTGGCCAAGCGTCTGCCGCTGCCTAAAATGCCAAGTCATATGACCTTCAGTGCGGATAGTACGTTGGCTTTCATTACACTACAGGGCACGGATGAGATTGCAGCCGTTGACCTGGCCACCCAAACGGTCAAGTGGACCATGCCAATTGGAAAGCAACCGGCTGGTATCTACATGACGCCTGACAATAAGTATCTGTTGGTGGGTGTCATGGGTAGCGATTATGTCGCCGTAGTGGATTGGCGTACGCAAAAAATTGTCAAGAAAATCAAGACCGGCGATGGCGCGCATAACTTCCGCCCACAAGGCGATAAGCGTCACGTGTTTGTATCGAACCGGGTTGCCGGTACGATCAATATTCTGGATTTAGAGACACTTGAAAATGTTGGTGTGATTAACGTGCCAGGCGGTCCGGATTGCATGGAAGTGACGGCTGATGGCAAGACGATGTGGGTCACGCAGCGCTGGGTCAAGCAGGTTTCGGTGGTGGATATTGCTAGCCGTAAAGTGATTAAAACGATCCCGGTAGGTCGGTCACCGCATGGTATTTATTTTGCCAACCGCGCTTCGGAATTGTGA
- a CDS encoding FKBP-type peptidyl-prolyl cis-trans isomerase: protein MSTTTVSGLQYEDTTVGTGAEAKAGDHVSVHYTGWLQNSDGSAGKKFDSSKDRGDPFEFPLGAGHVIKGWDEGVQGMKIGGVRKLVIPAAIGYGARGAGGAIPPNATLIFEVELLGV from the coding sequence ATGTCAACTACTACCGTTTCTGGCTTGCAATACGAAGATACCACTGTCGGCACAGGCGCAGAAGCCAAAGCTGGCGACCACGTCAGCGTTCATTACACCGGCTGGTTACAAAATAGCGACGGCAGCGCAGGCAAAAAATTTGATTCAAGCAAAGATCGCGGCGATCCGTTTGAGTTTCCGCTGGGCGCTGGCCATGTCATTAAAGGTTGGGACGAAGGCGTACAAGGCATGAAAATCGGTGGTGTTCGCAAACTGGTGATTCCTGCGGCAATCGGCTACGGTGCCCGTGGAGCTGGCGGTGCGATTCCACCAAACGCAACGCTGATTTTTGAAGTAGAACTGCTCGGCGTATAA
- a CDS encoding acyl-CoA-binding protein, producing the protein MTLQTEFDQALADSKNLAERPDNMTLLKMYAIYKQGSLGDATGDRPGMTDFVGRAKWDAWNALKGTSQEVAKQQYIDFVKDLQA; encoded by the coding sequence ATGACTCTGCAAACTGAATTCGACCAGGCATTAGCCGACTCCAAGAACCTCGCTGAACGTCCTGATAATATGACTTTGCTAAAGATGTACGCCATTTACAAGCAAGGTAGCCTAGGCGATGCAACTGGAGATCGTCCCGGCATGACAGACTTTGTTGGTCGCGCAAAATGGGATGCCTGGAATGCATTGAAAGGCACATCCCAAGAAGTTGCAAAACAACAATATATTGATTTTGTAAAAGACTTGCAAGCGTAA
- a CDS encoding D-glycerate dehydrogenase, with protein MGNTLNALNKPKILLARAIFPEIITHLEQYFEVESNQIDRIFSPAELIEKLQDKDGLIATGSEPVSAAVLSACPRLKAVCNQAVGYNNIDVAAATKAGVMVTNTPDVLNETTADFGWALLMATARRITESEHWLRAGNWKQWRFDSFLGADVHGATLGVIGMGRIGQAIARRSIGFDMQVLYHNRSRVTPELEARANNARFVSKEELLRQADHVVLVLPYSKESHHTIGAKELEMMKPGATLVNLARGGIVDDVALIAALRAQKIAAAGLDVFENEPALHPDFLTLSNVVLTPHIASASEPTRRAMALCAAANLLAALLPATVGALPPNLLNPEVRRG; from the coding sequence ATGGGGAATACATTGAATGCATTAAATAAGCCAAAAATTTTGCTGGCCCGTGCCATTTTTCCGGAAATCATCACGCATCTGGAGCAATATTTTGAAGTCGAATCGAACCAGATCGATCGTATTTTTTCTCCTGCAGAACTGATTGAAAAACTGCAGGATAAGGATGGTTTGATCGCTACCGGCAGCGAACCTGTTTCGGCTGCGGTACTAAGCGCCTGTCCCCGCCTCAAGGCAGTGTGCAATCAGGCGGTTGGCTATAACAATATCGACGTAGCAGCGGCTACCAAAGCTGGTGTCATGGTGACTAATACACCGGACGTGCTGAACGAAACGACCGCCGATTTTGGTTGGGCGTTATTGATGGCGACGGCGCGTCGCATTACAGAATCGGAGCATTGGTTAAGAGCTGGTAACTGGAAGCAATGGCGCTTCGACAGTTTCCTAGGCGCTGACGTGCATGGTGCGACACTCGGCGTCATTGGAATGGGACGGATTGGTCAAGCCATAGCCCGGCGCTCAATCGGTTTTGACATGCAAGTGCTTTATCATAATCGCTCCCGCGTAACGCCGGAATTGGAAGCGCGTGCCAACAATGCCCGTTTTGTCAGTAAGGAAGAATTACTACGTCAGGCCGATCATGTGGTTCTGGTGCTACCGTACTCGAAAGAGTCGCACCACACTATTGGCGCTAAGGAACTGGAGATGATGAAACCCGGCGCTACGTTGGTCAACCTGGCGCGTGGCGGGATTGTGGACGACGTGGCACTGATCGCGGCATTACGCGCCCAAAAAATTGCGGCGGCTGGACTGGACGTGTTTGAGAACGAACCGGCCTTGCATCCCGACTTTCTTACGCTGTCTAATGTTGTACTCACCCCGCACATCGCCAGCGCCTCAGAACCAACGCGGCGCGCAATGGCGCTATGCGCAGCGGCCAATTTACTGGCAGCATTGTTGCCAGCCACGGTTGGGGCTTTGCCACCGAATTTGCTTAACCCAGAGGTAAGAAGGGGTTAA
- a CDS encoding sodium:proton antiporter yields the protein MQLLKKILITLASFLPIAAHAAELDGAQLSVWWGIPFMGLLVSIAMGPLLIPGFWHHHFGKIALGWSAAFLIPCAIWFGVPLAAAGVVHAFMAEYLPFIILLTALFVVAGGICLRGNLHGTPALNTGLLALGTVLASLMGTTGASMLLIRPLIRANDNRKHAVHIIVFFIFLVANAGGALTPLGDPPLFLGFLKGVDFTWTFKNIFSETIFMWVALLVIFYFLDRHYFNNREEQLPPVQDPTPDNPKLRFEGKFNFILLIVVIGLVLMSGLWKSGITYDIYGTPVELQNLLRDGLLLVVIVASLWLTPKIAREGNNFTWEPMLEVGKLFAAIFITIAPVIAMLRVGVQGPFGAIVAAVTGPDGQPNNMMYFWVTGILSSFLDNAPTYLVFFNTASGDAIELMGKLAGTLAAISCGAVFMGANSYIGNAPNLMVKAIAEERGIRMPSFFGYMAWACVVLLPLFAIMSFIFFRA from the coding sequence ATGCAATTGCTCAAAAAGATCCTCATCACGCTTGCCAGTTTTCTTCCTATTGCAGCCCACGCCGCCGAACTTGATGGCGCTCAATTATCCGTATGGTGGGGGATTCCCTTCATGGGCTTATTGGTCTCAATTGCCATGGGGCCGCTACTGATACCAGGATTTTGGCATCACCATTTTGGCAAAATCGCGTTGGGTTGGTCAGCGGCATTTTTGATTCCCTGCGCTATCTGGTTCGGTGTCCCATTGGCGGCGGCAGGCGTGGTGCATGCTTTTATGGCCGAGTATTTACCTTTTATCATTTTGCTGACCGCGTTATTTGTGGTGGCGGGTGGTATTTGTTTGCGGGGCAATTTGCACGGCACGCCCGCCCTTAATACCGGATTGTTGGCACTAGGAACCGTGCTGGCGAGTCTGATGGGGACCACAGGCGCTTCGATGTTGTTGATTCGGCCGTTGATTCGAGCGAACGACAATCGTAAGCATGCTGTCCACATTATTGTATTTTTTATTTTTTTGGTCGCAAACGCTGGTGGCGCACTGACACCATTAGGCGATCCACCGCTATTCCTCGGATTTTTGAAGGGCGTCGACTTTACCTGGACCTTTAAAAATATATTTTCCGAAACCATTTTCATGTGGGTTGCTCTGCTGGTGATTTTTTATTTTCTGGATCGTCATTATTTCAACAATCGCGAAGAACAATTGCCGCCGGTCCAAGATCCAACGCCTGACAATCCGAAATTGCGTTTCGAGGGGAAATTTAATTTTATATTGTTGATCGTTGTGATTGGTCTGGTATTGATGAGTGGGTTGTGGAAGTCGGGTATTACGTACGACATTTACGGCACGCCGGTAGAATTGCAAAATTTGTTGCGCGATGGATTGTTGCTGGTCGTGATTGTCGCGTCGTTGTGGCTAACCCCGAAAATTGCCAGAGAAGGTAATAATTTCACATGGGAGCCAATGTTGGAAGTTGGTAAGCTATTTGCTGCGATTTTTATTACGATTGCGCCAGTCATCGCCATGTTACGGGTTGGCGTACAAGGCCCATTTGGCGCGATTGTGGCGGCGGTGACGGGACCGGACGGACAGCCCAATAACATGATGTATTTTTGGGTCACAGGAATATTGTCATCATTCCTCGACAACGCGCCGACCTATCTCGTATTCTTTAATACGGCGTCTGGCGATGCTATCGAATTGATGGGTAAATTGGCCGGCACTTTAGCGGCAATATCTTGCGGTGCAGTGTTTATGGGCGCCAATAGTTATATCGGTAATGCACCTAACCTGATGGTCAAGGCGATTGCCGAAGAACGTGGTATCCGTATGCCTTCCTTCTTCGGTTATATGGCATGGGCATGTGTCGTGCTGTTGCCACTTTTCGCTATTATGAGTTTTATTTTCTTCCGCGCATAA
- the pncB gene encoding nicotinate phosphoribosyltransferase, with the protein MIIRSLLDTDLYKFTMMQVVLHHFPAAEVEYRYKCRNDGIDLTPYVDEIRDEIAGLCRLRFQDEELKYLLSLRFIKSDFVDFLSLFHLQQKYITVQPSPLNNGEIDILVKGPWLHTILFEVPVLAIVNEVYFRATQKNPDVEEGRKRLHNKMALIRDDPAMSGCKVADYGTRRRFSRSWHEEVVQTMQRDFVEHLAGTSNVHFAMKFGLIPLGTMAHEYLQACQALGPRLRDSQIYAFEMWSKEYRGDLGIALSDVYGMTAFLRDFDMYFCKLFDGARHDSGDPFDWGERLIQQFKDNRVDPATKTLVFSDSLDFGKVTALYLRFKDRTRIAFGVGTNLTNDLGYTPLQIVMKMVRCNGQPVAKLSDTPSKNMCDDAAYVNYLRQVFEIPDVAKNS; encoded by the coding sequence ATGATCATTCGCTCCCTTCTCGATACCGATCTGTATAAATTCACCATGATGCAAGTGGTATTGCATCATTTCCCCGCAGCAGAAGTTGAGTATCGGTATAAATGTCGTAATGACGGGATTGATCTGACGCCGTATGTCGACGAAATTCGGGATGAAATTGCCGGATTGTGCCGACTGCGTTTTCAAGACGAAGAACTGAAATATTTGCTGAGTCTGCGCTTTATCAAAAGTGACTTTGTCGATTTTCTAAGTTTATTTCATCTGCAACAAAAATATATTACGGTGCAACCTTCGCCATTGAACAACGGCGAAATTGATATCTTGGTAAAAGGTCCATGGCTGCACACGATATTGTTTGAAGTGCCGGTCCTTGCGATTGTCAATGAGGTGTATTTCCGCGCTACTCAAAAAAATCCTGACGTTGAAGAAGGGCGAAAGCGTTTGCACAACAAAATGGCGCTCATCCGCGACGATCCTGCCATGTCTGGTTGTAAGGTGGCGGACTATGGAACCAGACGCCGGTTTTCACGGAGTTGGCACGAAGAAGTGGTGCAGACCATGCAACGCGATTTTGTTGAGCATCTGGCCGGTACATCGAACGTCCATTTCGCGATGAAATTCGGATTGATTCCGCTTGGAACGATGGCGCATGAATACTTGCAAGCGTGTCAGGCACTTGGGCCGAGACTGCGTGATTCGCAAATATATGCCTTTGAAATGTGGAGTAAAGAATATCGCGGAGATTTGGGTATTGCTTTGTCCGACGTCTATGGAATGACTGCTTTTCTTCGCGATTTTGATATGTATTTTTGCAAACTCTTCGATGGTGCGCGCCACGATTCTGGCGATCCGTTTGATTGGGGAGAGCGCTTGATCCAACAGTTTAAAGATAATCGTGTTGATCCTGCGACGAAGACCTTGGTGTTTTCGGACAGTCTTGATTTTGGCAAAGTGACAGCTTTGTATTTACGCTTCAAGGACAGGACGCGGATTGCGTTTGGGGTTGGTACCAATTTGACTAATGATTTGGGTTATACCCCGCTGCAAATTGTCATGAAGATGGTGCGTTGTAATGGGCAACCTGTCGCTAAATTGTCGGATACTCCATCAAAAAACATGTGCGATGATGCGGCGTATGTGAACTATTTGCGGCAAGTATTTGAAATTCCCGACGTTGCTAAAAATTCATAA
- a CDS encoding cation diffusion facilitator family transporter — protein sequence MASHNEGSTKAIFYALAANGGIALAKFVAAILTGSGAMLAEAIHSLADCTNQVFLLIGLKEAKKPANDSHPMGYARVVYFWAMMVAILLFFVGGAFSVVEGIKHLRSPEPINNPWVALGVLGISVVLEAFSLRGAMIEIRKISHGKSFFKWFRETRQSELMVVAGEDIAALAGLALAFVAVVLTVLTGNPLWDACGSIAVGLLLMIVAVIVMREVKAMVTGESAAPELHAAIEAHIAAHPEIDHVMNLISMQWGHQIMIAVQAEMRPQTSDIALVDAINAIEADIQSRWPQVVWCFFEPDRKKPPAAVTETELSSYP from the coding sequence ATGGCATCCCATAACGAAGGTTCAACCAAGGCGATTTTTTACGCTTTAGCGGCTAATGGCGGTATTGCTCTCGCCAAATTTGTCGCGGCTATATTGACTGGCTCCGGAGCGATGCTGGCGGAAGCAATTCATTCGCTCGCTGATTGCACCAATCAGGTTTTTCTCCTGATAGGATTGAAAGAGGCCAAAAAGCCGGCGAATGACTCTCACCCGATGGGATACGCGCGGGTGGTGTATTTCTGGGCGATGATGGTGGCGATATTGTTGTTTTTTGTCGGTGGCGCGTTCTCGGTTGTGGAGGGAATCAAGCATCTGAGAAGCCCCGAGCCAATTAATAATCCCTGGGTTGCTTTAGGGGTATTAGGCATTTCGGTCGTATTGGAAGCTTTTTCCCTGCGTGGCGCGATGATTGAAATCCGTAAAATTTCACACGGGAAGTCTTTTTTTAAATGGTTCCGTGAAACGCGCCAGTCTGAACTCATGGTGGTAGCGGGTGAAGACATTGCCGCGCTGGCTGGGTTGGCATTAGCATTTGTCGCAGTGGTCCTGACGGTCTTGACCGGGAATCCATTATGGGATGCCTGCGGTTCGATTGCGGTCGGATTATTGCTGATGATCGTCGCGGTCATCGTGATGCGGGAAGTTAAGGCGATGGTGACCGGAGAGTCAGCCGCCCCCGAACTGCATGCTGCGATTGAAGCGCATATTGCAGCGCATCCGGAAATCGATCATGTAATGAACCTGATATCGATGCAATGGGGTCACCAAATAATGATCGCAGTCCAGGCCGAAATGCGGCCGCAGACATCGGATATCGCGCTGGTCGATGCTATCAATGCTATTGAAGCTGACATCCAATCACGCTGGCCGCAAGTGGTCTGGTGCTTTTTTGAGCCGGACCGGAAGAAGCCGCCTGCAGCGGTAACGGAGACCGAATTGTCCAGCTATCCGTAG
- the fdxA gene encoding ferredoxin FdxA: protein MTHVVTESCISCRYTDCVDVCPVDCFRQGPNFLSIDPDECIDCAVCVAECPVNAIYAEEDVPADQQQFIKLNEDLSRFWPSITKTIPPLPDADDFKDVTEKLHLLQR, encoded by the coding sequence ATGACCCACGTTGTGACCGAATCTTGCATCAGCTGTCGCTATACCGATTGCGTAGATGTTTGCCCGGTTGATTGCTTCCGCCAAGGCCCGAATTTTTTATCAATCGATCCGGATGAGTGCATTGATTGCGCCGTTTGTGTCGCTGAATGTCCTGTTAATGCGATTTACGCAGAAGAAGACGTTCCCGCTGATCAACAGCAATTCATTAAATTAAATGAAGACCTGTCGCGCTTCTGGCCGTCGATCACCAAGACAATTCCACCGTTGCCCGACGCTGACGACTTTAAAGACGTTACGGAGAAGTTGCATCTTCTTCAGCGTTAA
- a CDS encoding NAD(P)/FAD-dependent oxidoreductase, protein METSAKIDASTLPVINNSNNAPIEADAVIIGAGPVGLFQVFELGLLEIKAHVIDSLPVVGGQCVELYPDKPIYDIPAVPVCTGQELTDNLLKQIAPFDPTFHLSQEVTVVERREDNRFNVETSVGTRFITKTIFIAAGVGSFQPRTIKSEGIDQFNNSQLFYRVKDPLQFHGKNLVICGGGDSALDWALNLVGKAESVVLLHRREDFRAAPASVAKMKQLCEEFEMQFLVGQVTGHEVKDGKLSEIKVTGPDGVTRRLPLDTLLVFFGLSPKLGPIAEWSLDIERKQLKVVDTEKFETNIPGIFAVGDINTYPGKKKLILSGFHEAALAAFGAAPYIFPDKKIHMQYTTTSPKLHKILGVESPVFD, encoded by the coding sequence ATGGAAACCAGCGCCAAGATTGATGCATCTACTCTCCCCGTTATCAACAATAGCAACAACGCACCGATAGAAGCGGACGCCGTCATTATCGGCGCTGGTCCAGTCGGTCTGTTCCAGGTATTCGAACTGGGTCTGCTTGAGATTAAAGCTCACGTGATCGACTCACTGCCAGTTGTTGGCGGCCAATGCGTCGAACTCTATCCCGACAAGCCGATTTACGACATCCCGGCTGTGCCTGTCTGTACCGGACAAGAGCTAACCGACAACCTGTTAAAGCAAATTGCTCCTTTCGATCCGACCTTCCATCTTAGCCAGGAAGTCACTGTGGTCGAGCGTCGTGAAGACAATCGCTTTAATGTCGAAACATCGGTCGGCACCCGCTTCATCACCAAAACCATCTTTATTGCGGCCGGTGTCGGGTCATTCCAACCAAGGACGATCAAAAGCGAAGGTATTGACCAGTTCAACAATTCTCAATTGTTTTATCGGGTCAAAGATCCACTCCAGTTTCACGGCAAAAATTTAGTCATTTGTGGCGGCGGTGACTCCGCACTGGATTGGGCCTTAAATCTGGTCGGCAAAGCAGAATCAGTCGTGCTGTTGCATCGCCGTGAAGACTTCCGCGCTGCGCCTGCCTCGGTTGCTAAAATGAAGCAGTTGTGTGAAGAATTTGAAATGCAATTTCTGGTCGGTCAGGTCACTGGGCACGAAGTTAAAGACGGCAAGCTATCAGAGATCAAGGTAACCGGTCCTGATGGCGTAACCCGTCGTCTGCCATTGGATACGTTATTGGTTTTCTTTGGCCTGTCGCCAAAACTTGGCCCTATCGCCGAGTGGAGCCTGGATATCGAACGCAAACAATTAAAGGTCGTCGATACTGAGAAGTTCGAAACCAATATCCCTGGGATTTTTGCGGTCGGAGATATCAACACTTATCCGGGCAAGAAAAAGCTTATTTTGTCTGGTTTCCATGAAGCCGCGTTAGCTGCGTTTGGTGCTGCACCGTACATTTTCCCTGACAAGAAGATTCACATGCAATACACCACTACTTCGCCTAAATTACACAAAATTCTGGGTGTTGAGTCACCAGTCTTTGATTGA